Proteins co-encoded in one Campylobacter ornithocola genomic window:
- the infC gene encoding translation initiation factor IF-3 translates to MSKEKEVLLNEEIQADEIRCIGDDGKVYGIISSDEALDIANRLGLDLVMIAPEAKPPVCKIMDYGKFRYQQEKKQKEAKKKQKVIDIKEIKLSVKIAQNDINYKVKHASEFLEQGKHVKFRVFLKGREMGSPEAGVALLEKIWQMVEDIADRDKEPLLEGRYVNMLVTPKKKK, encoded by the coding sequence TTGAGTAAAGAAAAAGAAGTATTGCTAAATGAAGAAATTCAAGCAGATGAGATCAGATGTATAGGTGATGATGGCAAGGTTTATGGCATTATTAGTAGTGATGAAGCACTAGATATAGCAAATAGACTAGGGCTTGATTTGGTAATGATAGCTCCTGAAGCCAAACCACCTGTATGTAAGATAATGGATTATGGAAAATTCCGTTATCAACAAGAAAAAAAGCAAAAAGAAGCAAAGAAAAAACAAAAAGTTATTGATATAAAAGAAATCAAACTTTCTGTGAAAATTGCTCAAAATGATATTAACTACAAAGTTAAGCATGCAAGTGAGTTTTTAGAGCAAGGTAAGCATGTTAAATTTAGAGTGTTTTTAAAAGGTCGTGAGATGGGCTCTCCTGAAGCAGGGGTAGCTTTGCTTGAAAAAATTTGGCAAATGGTTGAAGATATAGCAGATAGAGACAAAGAGCCTTTACTCGAAGGACGCTATGTGAATATGCTAGTAACTCCTAAAAAGAAAAAATAA
- a CDS encoding metal ABC transporter permease encodes MLELLSSSFIQNAFLAAFLTSIACGIMGTLIMINRLSSMAGGITHGAFGGIGIAFYFGLPVLVSTSLFTLFLALLVAFLVQKYPFRSDNIVGVIWAFGMAVGIILIDLTPGYNGDLMGYLFGSILSVPTQDIVLFAIIDVIFIALVLLFYRQFEILSFDKEFASLRGVKTNLFHYLLIAMMAFCIVISIKVVGLILVIALLSIPAFIAESFSRKLGQMMIISALLSVSFCVIGLFVSFYYNLASGACIIASACVAFVLYLCFSALLKKS; translated from the coding sequence ATGCTTGAACTTTTATCTAGCTCTTTTATACAAAATGCTTTTTTGGCTGCATTTTTAACTAGCATTGCTTGTGGGATTATGGGGACTTTGATCATGATCAACCGCTTAAGCTCTATGGCAGGAGGCATTACGCATGGGGCTTTTGGGGGCATAGGCATAGCATTTTATTTTGGTTTGCCAGTACTTGTTAGTACGAGTTTATTTACGCTTTTTTTAGCCTTGCTTGTAGCGTTTTTAGTGCAAAAATATCCTTTTAGAAGTGATAATATAGTTGGGGTTATATGGGCTTTTGGAATGGCTGTTGGTATTATACTTATAGATTTAACCCCTGGGTATAATGGTGATTTAATGGGATATTTGTTTGGTAGTATTTTGTCTGTACCTACACAAGATATAGTTTTATTTGCAATAATTGATGTAATTTTTATTGCTTTAGTATTGCTTTTTTACCGCCAATTTGAAATTCTAAGCTTTGATAAAGAATTTGCAAGCTTAAGAGGAGTTAAAACTAATCTTTTTCATTATCTTTTAATCGCAATGATGGCTTTTTGTATTGTTATAAGTATCAAAGTAGTAGGACTTATACTTGTGATAGCTTTGCTTAGTATACCTGCATTTATCGCTGAGAGTTTTTCTAGAAAACTTGGTCAAATGATGATCATATCTGCGCTTTTGAGCGTAAGTTTTTGTGTGATAGGGCTTTTTGTGAGTTTTTATTATAATCTTGCAAGTGGAGCTTGCATTATAGCAAGTGCTTGTGTGGCTTTTGTGCTTTATCTTTGTTTTAGTGCTTTATTAAAGAAAAGTTGA
- a CDS encoding DNA ligase, whose protein sequence is MLLKKHFNLTARLFISLVFLSVFFLNSLFAKDILLFKVYDEKVFKDVNLSHYLMSEKLDGIRGLWDGKAMQTRAGNAIKLPSFFIKNFPNFKLDGELWIKRASFEEISSLIRQENPDEKLWQKVSYNVFDVPNACEEFKLSPCTLEARLEVLKKYLVKNSNDFIKIIPQIPIKDKKHLEQFYQDIISHKGEGVIIRLNNTPYEKKRSNNAYKLKPFDDTECIVKKHFEGKGKFEGKMGSLLCEANIKGKKVSFKIGLGFKESDRLNPPPVGAIITFKYNGLTKNGKPKFASFLRVYENSALR, encoded by the coding sequence ATGCTGCTAAAAAAGCACTTTAATCTTACTGCAAGGCTTTTTATAAGCCTTGTTTTTCTTTCTGTTTTCTTTTTAAATTCTCTTTTTGCTAAAGATATTTTACTTTTTAAAGTTTATGATGAAAAAGTATTCAAAGATGTAAATTTAAGCCATTATCTCATGAGTGAAAAGCTTGATGGCATAAGAGGTCTTTGGGATGGTAAAGCTATGCAAACAAGAGCAGGAAATGCTATAAAACTTCCTTCGTTTTTCATAAAAAATTTTCCAAATTTCAAACTAGACGGAGAACTTTGGATAAAAAGAGCTTCTTTTGAAGAAATTTCATCTTTAATACGCCAAGAAAATCCTGATGAAAAACTTTGGCAAAAAGTAAGTTATAATGTCTTTGATGTACCAAATGCTTGTGAAGAATTTAAGCTTAGTCCTTGCACTTTAGAAGCAAGATTAGAAGTTTTAAAAAAGTATTTAGTTAAAAATTCAAATGATTTTATAAAAATCATCCCGCAAATTCCTATCAAAGATAAAAAGCATTTAGAACAATTTTATCAAGATATTATTTCACATAAAGGTGAAGGTGTGATCATAAGATTAAACAACACACCTTATGAAAAGAAAAGATCAAATAATGCTTATAAACTAAAACCTTTTGATGATACAGAATGCATAGTTAAAAAACATTTTGAAGGTAAGGGAAAATTTGAAGGTAAAATGGGATCTTTACTTTGTGAAGCTAATATCAAAGGTAAAAAAGTAAGTTTTAAGATAGGTTTAGGTTTTAAGGAAAGCGATCGCTTAAACCCTCCTCCAGTTGGTGCTATCATCACTTTTAAATACAATGGCTTAACCAAAAATGGCAAGCCAAAATTTGCTAGCTTTTTAAGAGTGTATGAAAATAGCGCTTTAAGATAA
- a CDS encoding DNA adenine methylase yields MLEENPQFLKEQIITYLGNKRSLLEFLNQGFKFAQNELKKDKFSFCDVFSGSGVVSRFVRPYASFIIANDLEDYSKIINECYLSNQNTQFLQELQKHYAFLISGLKLKKGFISKLYAPNDDEHIQKDERVFYTLKNAMYLDSMREKISSLPSNIQKYFIAPLIYEASVHANTSGVFKGFYKDKNGVGKFGGNGANALSRIKGDIALKMPVFSNFTCEYEVFQKDANILAKELDIFDVAYLDPPYNQHPYGSNYFMLNLIANYKKPKEISKVSGIPKDWNRSAFNKEKKAEDALFDLINDLKAKIVLLSYNCEGFVKKENFIKRLQSLGECFVLEQKYNTFRASRNLSKRSMHIQEQLYILKKRD; encoded by the coding sequence ATGCTAGAAGAAAATCCACAATTTTTAAAAGAACAAATCATAACTTATCTTGGCAATAAAAGATCTTTGCTCGAGTTTTTAAATCAAGGCTTTAAATTCGCACAAAATGAGCTAAAAAAAGACAAATTTAGTTTTTGTGATGTATTTAGTGGCTCTGGGGTAGTTTCGCGTTTTGTGAGGCCTTATGCGAGTTTTATCATAGCAAATGATTTGGAAGATTATTCTAAAATCATTAATGAATGTTATTTAAGCAATCAAAATACACAATTTTTACAAGAATTACAAAAACATTATGCTTTTTTAATTTCTGGTTTAAAACTCAAAAAAGGCTTTATAAGCAAGCTTTATGCACCAAATGATGATGAACATATCCAAAAAGATGAAAGAGTTTTTTACACGCTTAAAAACGCTATGTATTTAGACTCTATGCGAGAAAAAATTTCAAGCCTGCCAAGTAATATACAAAAATACTTCATCGCACCGCTTATCTATGAAGCAAGCGTGCATGCAAATACAAGCGGGGTTTTTAAAGGTTTTTATAAAGATAAAAATGGAGTGGGAAAATTTGGAGGAAATGGTGCAAATGCATTAAGTCGTATAAAAGGTGATATAGCTTTGAAAATGCCTGTTTTTTCAAATTTTACTTGTGAGTATGAGGTTTTTCAAAAAGATGCAAATATTTTAGCTAAAGAGCTTGATATCTTTGATGTGGCGTATTTAGACCCACCTTATAATCAACACCCTTATGGATCAAATTATTTTATGTTAAATTTAATTGCTAATTATAAAAAGCCAAAGGAAATTTCAAAGGTTTCTGGCATACCAAAAGACTGGAACCGCAGTGCTTTTAATAAAGAAAAAAAAGCTGAAGATGCTTTATTTGATTTAATAAATGATTTAAAAGCTAAGATTGTATTGCTTTCTTATAATTGCGAAGGTTTTGTAAAAAAAGAAAATTTCATAAAAAGACTTCAAAGTCTTGGAGAATGTTTTGTACTTGAACAAAAATATAATACCTTTAGAGCTAGTAGAAATCTCTCTAAACGCTCTATGCATATACAAGAGCAACTTTATATTTTAAAAAAGAGAGATTGA
- the thrS gene encoding threonine--tRNA ligase: protein MTKDIIAYANNETLIDTQSFNNDTNLTPIYFDNSRESLEVIRHSCAHLMAQAIKSLYPEAKFFVGPVIEDGFYYDFRVDSKISEEDLSKIEKKMKELAEAKLDITKYELSKAEVKEKFANDDLKQEVLLRIPDGKVSIYKQGEFEDLCRGPHVPNTRYLRFFKLTRVAGAYLGGDEKREMLTRIYGTAFADKESLNEYLKIIEEAKKRDHRKLGNEMKLFAFDDEIGGGLPIWLSNGAKLRSKLEHLLYKAHRLRGYEPVRGPELLKADAWKISGHYANYKENMYFTQIDEQEYGIKPMNCVGHIKIYQSDVRSYRDLPLKFFEYGVVHRHEKSGVLHGLFRVREFTQDDAHIFCMPSQIKEQVLEILSFVDTLMKAFEFDYEMEISTRPAKAIGDDEIWDIATKALKEALDEQGLKYGIDEGGGAFYGPKIDIKITDALKRKWQCGTIQVDFNLPSRFKLEYTDADNEKKQPVMLHRAILGSFERFIGILVEHCAGELPFFIAPTQVAIVPISQNHHDYAKEIARKLLELGIDSEVYNKNESLNKKIRTAEKAHVPMILVLGDEEVTNESVALRDRRAKEQKTMTLDEFITLTKEKLSEVRF from the coding sequence ATGACAAAAGATATAATTGCATATGCAAATAATGAAACTTTAATAGATACTCAAAGTTTTAACAATGATACAAATTTAACTCCTATTTATTTTGATAACTCTAGAGAAAGTTTAGAAGTTATCCGCCACTCTTGTGCGCATTTAATGGCTCAAGCGATTAAAAGTTTGTATCCAGAGGCTAAATTTTTCGTAGGACCAGTGATAGAAGATGGGTTTTACTATGATTTTAGAGTTGATAGTAAGATTTCAGAAGAAGATTTAAGTAAAATCGAAAAAAAAATGAAAGAACTAGCAGAAGCAAAGTTAGATATCACAAAATACGAACTCTCAAAAGCCGAAGTTAAAGAAAAATTTGCTAATGATGATTTAAAACAAGAAGTTTTACTAAGAATTCCTGATGGGAAAGTAAGTATTTATAAACAAGGTGAATTTGAAGATTTATGTCGTGGACCCCATGTGCCAAATACTAGATATTTAAGATTTTTCAAGCTTACTCGTGTGGCTGGAGCGTATTTGGGTGGTGATGAGAAAAGAGAAATGCTCACAAGAATTTATGGCACTGCTTTTGCAGATAAAGAAAGTTTAAATGAATACCTAAAAATCATAGAGGAAGCTAAAAAAAGAGACCATAGAAAACTTGGTAATGAAATGAAGCTTTTTGCTTTTGATGATGAGATAGGTGGTGGGCTTCCTATATGGCTTAGTAATGGTGCAAAATTAAGAAGTAAATTAGAGCATTTGTTATATAAAGCACATAGATTAAGAGGCTATGAGCCAGTGCGTGGGCCTGAACTTTTAAAAGCTGATGCGTGGAAAATTAGCGGGCATTATGCAAATTATAAAGAAAATATGTATTTTACACAAATTGATGAGCAAGAATATGGTATTAAGCCGATGAATTGTGTAGGGCATATTAAAATTTATCAAAGTGATGTTAGAAGTTATCGTGATTTACCTTTGAAATTTTTTGAATACGGCGTAGTCCACCGCCATGAAAAAAGCGGGGTTTTACATGGGCTTTTTAGGGTAAGAGAATTTACCCAAGATGATGCGCATATTTTTTGTATGCCAAGTCAGATAAAAGAGCAAGTTTTGGAAATTTTAAGCTTTGTTGATACTTTGATGAAGGCTTTTGAGTTTGATTATGAAATGGAAATTTCAACACGCCCAGCAAAAGCAATAGGCGATGATGAAATTTGGGATATAGCTACAAAGGCTTTAAAAGAAGCTTTAGATGAACAAGGTTTAAAATATGGCATTGATGAGGGCGGTGGAGCTTTCTATGGTCCAAAAATCGATATCAAAATCACTGATGCACTAAAAAGAAAATGGCAGTGTGGAACTATACAAGTAGATTTTAACTTACCAAGTCGTTTTAAACTTGAATACACAGATGCAGATAATGAGAAAAAACAACCTGTAATGCTTCACCGCGCTATTTTAGGTTCTTTTGAAAGATTTATAGGAATTTTAGTAGAGCATTGTGCGGGTGAGTTGCCATTTTTTATTGCACCAACTCAAGTAGCTATAGTGCCTATTTCACAAAATCATCACGATTATGCAAAAGAAATAGCAAGAAAACTTTTAGAACTTGGCATTGATAGTGAAGTGTATAATAAAAATGAAAGCTTAAATAAAAAAATTCGCACTGCCGAAAAAGCACATGTGCCTATGATACTTGTTTTAGGTGATGAAGAGGTAACAAATGAAAGTGTGGCTTTAAGAGATAGAAGAGCAAAAGAACAAAAAACAATGACTTTAGATGAATTTATAACCCTAACAAAGGAGAAATTAAGTGAGGTACGCTTTTGA
- a CDS encoding metal ABC transporter ATP-binding protein yields MIKINIKNLNFSYNQDEVLKNINLNYESKDFLAIVGPNGGGKSTLLKLILGLLNSHKNINFENLSLKDIGYVPQNTLANPNFPVRVLEVVMMGRVDKKFFGFYTKKDQEQALLALEKVGMRNFWDKKINELSGGQRQRVYIARALASECKLLILDEPTASIDTKGSVQIFELLKKLHESGVGVIVICHDLNVSLAYANKIAYLNKELFLHENTPEKKAHLLAHLSQNHTHFCDVELSLEQCCCEGKNHA; encoded by the coding sequence ATGATAAAAATCAATATTAAAAATTTAAATTTTTCATATAACCAAGATGAGGTTTTAAAAAATATCAACCTAAACTATGAAAGCAAAGACTTTTTAGCCATAGTAGGGCCAAATGGCGGGGGTAAATCTACACTTTTAAAACTCATACTAGGCTTACTAAATAGCCATAAAAATATAAACTTTGAAAACTTAAGTTTAAAAGATATAGGTTATGTCCCACAAAATACTTTAGCTAATCCAAACTTTCCAGTACGCGTGCTAGAAGTGGTGATGATGGGAAGGGTGGATAAAAAATTCTTTGGTTTTTATACCAAAAAAGATCAAGAGCAAGCCTTGCTAGCCTTAGAAAAAGTAGGTATGAGAAATTTTTGGGATAAAAAAATCAACGAACTAAGTGGGGGCCAAAGACAAAGAGTTTATATAGCAAGAGCCCTAGCAAGTGAATGCAAGCTTTTAATTCTTGATGAGCCTACTGCAAGTATAGATACCAAAGGCTCTGTGCAGATTTTTGAGCTTTTGAAAAAATTACACGAAAGTGGGGTTGGTGTGATAGTGATATGCCATGATTTAAATGTAAGCTTAGCTTATGCGAATAAAATCGCATATTTAAACAAAGAATTATTCTTACATGAAAACACCCCTGAAAAAAAAGCACATTTACTAGCGCATTTAAGCCAAAATCACACGCATTTTTGTGATGTGGAGCTTAGCTTGGAGCAGTGTTGCTGTGAAGGAAAAAACCATGCTTGA
- a CDS encoding metal ABC transporter solute-binding protein, Zn/Mn family, producing MRVLFLCLISFLSIYAKNLVSVSIAPQAYFVKQIAKDTLEINIVIPPNANEHTFEFKPSGILKLEKSDIYFTANLEFEKIWILKLKDNLKNTKIISTQNSIDLISLQEHSKHHHHGDDPHTWLDPLLAKTHAKNITLALIEQYPQNKAFYEQNLESFLKELDELNLQIQALFKHTKNKYFLVYHPSWGYFAKRYHLSQIPIEIEGKEPKPKDLAKLTKLIQKEQIKAIFVPKGASNNTIKAMASNYNLKIIELDHLPSDYKNELLKDAKNIASVLQ from the coding sequence ATGCGTGTATTGTTTTTGTGTTTGATTTCATTTTTAAGTATTTATGCTAAAAATTTAGTAAGCGTTAGCATAGCCCCGCAAGCTTATTTTGTAAAGCAAATTGCTAAAGACACTCTAGAAATCAACATAGTCATACCACCTAATGCAAATGAACATACTTTCGAATTTAAACCAAGTGGTATTTTAAAGCTTGAAAAAAGCGATATTTACTTCACAGCGAATTTAGAATTTGAAAAAATTTGGATTTTAAAACTTAAAGATAATCTCAAAAACACCAAAATCATCTCTACGCAAAATAGCATTGATTTAATATCTTTACAAGAGCATTCAAAACACCATCACCATGGAGATGACCCACACACATGGCTTGATCCACTTTTAGCAAAAACTCATGCTAAAAATATTACCCTAGCACTTATAGAACAATATCCACAAAATAAAGCATTTTACGAGCAAAATTTAGAAAGTTTTTTAAAAGAACTTGATGAATTAAACCTACAAATACAAGCCTTATTTAAACATACAAAAAATAAATATTTTTTAGTTTATCATCCATCTTGGGGGTATTTTGCAAAAAGATATCATCTAAGCCAAATTCCTATAGAAATAGAAGGAAAAGAACCTAAACCAAAAGACTTAGCTAAGCTTACAAAACTCATACAAAAAGAGCAAATCAAAGCTATTTTCGTGCCAAAAGGAGCTAGTAACAATACTATTAAAGCTATGGCGAGTAATTATAATCTTAAAATCATAGAACTTGATCATTTGCCAAGTGATTATAAAAATGAGCTTTTAAAAGATGCAAAAAATATAGCAAGCGTTTTACAATGA
- the rplT gene encoding 50S ribosomal protein L20 — MARVKTGVVRRRRHKKVLKLARGFYSGRRKHFRKAKEQLERSLVYAYRDRRRKKRDFRRLWIVRINAACRLNDISYSRFINGLKKAGIELDRKILADLAMNDAAAFAKIADAAKKAL; from the coding sequence ATGGCAAGAGTAAAAACAGGTGTTGTAAGACGCCGCAGACATAAAAAAGTTTTAAAACTTGCGCGTGGTTTTTATAGTGGTCGCCGCAAACACTTTAGAAAAGCTAAAGAGCAATTAGAAAGAAGTTTGGTTTATGCGTATCGTGATAGACGCCGCAAAAAACGTGATTTCCGTCGTCTTTGGATAGTACGTATCAATGCAGCTTGTAGACTAAATGATATTAGTTATTCAAGATTTATAAATGGTCTTAAAAAAGCAGGCATTGAGCTTGATAGAAAAATTTTAGCTGATTTAGCAATGAATGACGCAGCTGCTTTTGCTAAAATTGCAGATGCTGCTAAAAAAGCACTTTAA
- the rpmI gene encoding 50S ribosomal protein L35 produces the protein MPKMKSVKSAVKRFKVGKNKIKRGSAFRSHILTKKPAKRMRDLRTSKYVHSTNVKAVEKMLGI, from the coding sequence ATGCCAAAAATGAAAAGCGTTAAAAGTGCTGTTAAACGCTTCAAAGTAGGTAAAAATAAAATCAAAAGAGGCTCAGCTTTTAGAAGCCACATTTTGACTAAAAAACCTGCTAAAAGAATGCGTGATCTTCGCACTTCTAAGTATGTTCACTCAACCAATGTTAAAGCGGTTGAAAAAATGTTAGGAATTTAA